One Flammeovirga agarivorans DNA window includes the following coding sequences:
- a CDS encoding glycosyltransferase family 117 protein, with protein sequence MNEFKRLNNLIGWTAFLVSLAVYTITMEETASFWDCGEFIAVSYKLMVPHPPGAPLFLLINRLFSFLAFGDVLKVAWWINFQSAFMSALTILFLYWTIVMLGMKILKPKKEGYGAKDKIILFGSGLVGALAYTFSDSFWFSAVEAEVYAMSSMFTALVFWAILKWEYIEDSASSNRWLIMIAYIIGLSIGVHLENLLCLPAVAMIYYYKKYPNNITWKGTIASMAAGGAIILGIIIIIIPGLPSFAFFIDRIFVNTFGASFGTGGLFFSFTLVFALAYGIYYTQKNEMITLNNLLLGTTFILVGYMSYTLVIIRSNQLTPINENAPDDLLGYVSYLKREQYGDRPLLYGPTYDAEHVDTEIVGDKYREANRAGQDYYEVYDQKTKAVYAKKDMMLLPRMYSRQPHHAELYRQWAGIEPGKKPNMVDNLKFLFRYQIGHMYLRYFMWNFAGRESDEKDAAFLYPWDDMQKLPELLEENKARSNFYFLPLLLGLLGVVFQYKKDEKNFYVVGILFITMGVALVGYLNSPPVEPRERDYIYAASFYAFAMWIGFGAFALAEMLSNKMGKNGAIAGVAISFIVPVIMAFNGWDGHDRSNRWHSVDQARNTLASCAPNAILFTGGDNDTFPLWYVQNVEGFRTDVRVAVLSYFSTGWYLDQMREQQYESAPLPLSISPENYIEGKNDYIPLVEDDRAKNGVNLTTFLHYVNENNPAVQVQLQGGSSTTKYLSRTFILDVDSAAVIKSGIIPKGKEALVRPKMAWQLKGNKTYTFKNELALLDLISTNNWERPIYFNNTSANTINMDLRRYLYLEGMTYRLLPVPIDGVGGEVGEVNTEVMLDNIKKFAFRGLQDESVYYDDEYRKFGANTRNNVYRLAETLYYDALIEDSPEKRKQSKEVLDWILEMVPDTTIPYSFYAPKYMDLYYRLGEIEKANAIFNLLVNRDAENVAYYSQTGKGTENVARRSLITLQQLSQIFKSNVSDITERIKAVESGQEDVEGKSLTELMKLKEVYQNNLKVAQSTFQTSYQDMMGR encoded by the coding sequence ATGAACGAATTCAAGCGACTAAACAATTTGATTGGTTGGACAGCCTTTCTAGTGTCACTAGCTGTCTATACTATTACTATGGAAGAAACTGCATCCTTCTGGGATTGTGGTGAATTTATTGCCGTATCTTATAAGTTAATGGTTCCTCACCCTCCAGGTGCTCCATTATTCTTATTGATCAATAGACTATTTTCTTTCTTAGCCTTTGGTGATGTATTAAAAGTAGCCTGGTGGATTAATTTCCAGTCTGCCTTTATGAGTGCACTTACTATTTTGTTCTTATACTGGACGATAGTAATGTTAGGTATGAAGATTCTTAAGCCTAAAAAAGAAGGATACGGTGCAAAAGATAAAATTATCTTATTTGGATCAGGCCTTGTTGGTGCTTTAGCCTACACTTTCTCAGATTCATTTTGGTTCTCAGCAGTAGAGGCAGAGGTATATGCCATGTCTTCAATGTTTACGGCATTGGTATTCTGGGCTATCTTAAAATGGGAATATATCGAAGATAGTGCGTCTTCTAATAGATGGTTAATCATGATTGCATATATCATTGGTTTATCTATTGGTGTCCACTTAGAAAACTTACTTTGTTTACCGGCTGTAGCAATGATTTATTACTACAAAAAGTATCCAAATAATATTACTTGGAAAGGTACGATCGCTTCAATGGCCGCAGGTGGTGCTATTATTCTTGGTATCATTATCATTATCATTCCTGGTTTACCATCATTTGCCTTCTTTATTGATCGCATTTTTGTTAATACATTTGGAGCATCTTTCGGTACAGGTGGTTTATTCTTCTCATTTACTTTAGTTTTTGCTTTAGCTTACGGTATATATTATACTCAGAAGAATGAGATGATTACCTTGAATAACTTACTTCTAGGTACGACTTTCATTTTAGTGGGCTACATGAGTTATACATTGGTTATTATTCGTTCAAACCAATTGACTCCAATTAATGAAAATGCTCCCGATGACCTTTTAGGTTATGTATCATATCTTAAACGTGAACAATATGGTGATAGACCATTGTTATACGGTCCAACATATGATGCTGAACATGTAGATACTGAGATTGTCGGAGACAAATATAGAGAAGCAAATAGAGCTGGTCAGGATTATTATGAAGTATATGATCAAAAGACAAAAGCTGTATATGCTAAAAAAGATATGATGCTGTTACCTAGAATGTATTCTAGACAACCACATCATGCAGAGCTATATCGTCAATGGGCAGGTATTGAGCCAGGAAAGAAACCAAATATGGTGGATAACCTGAAGTTCTTATTTAGATACCAAATTGGACATATGTATCTAAGATATTTTATGTGGAACTTTGCTGGTAGAGAAAGTGATGAGAAAGACGCAGCTTTCTTATACCCATGGGATGATATGCAAAAACTCCCTGAATTATTAGAGGAGAATAAAGCAAGATCCAATTTCTATTTCCTTCCTTTACTTTTAGGATTATTGGGAGTAGTATTCCAATACAAAAAGGATGAAAAGAATTTTTATGTAGTAGGTATCCTATTTATTACAATGGGTGTGGCCTTGGTTGGTTACTTAAACTCACCTCCAGTAGAACCTCGTGAACGTGATTATATTTATGCGGCCTCCTTCTATGCATTTGCCATGTGGATTGGATTTGGTGCTTTTGCATTAGCAGAAATGCTATCCAATAAGATGGGTAAAAATGGAGCCATTGCAGGTGTTGCAATAAGTTTCATTGTGCCAGTAATTATGGCATTTAATGGATGGGATGGTCATGATAGATCTAACCGTTGGCATTCAGTAGATCAAGCAAGGAATACTTTAGCTTCATGTGCTCCAAATGCTATTCTATTTACAGGAGGAGATAATGATACTTTCCCATTATGGTATGTTCAGAATGTAGAAGGTTTTAGAACTGACGTTCGTGTAGCTGTATTAAGTTACTTTAGTACAGGTTGGTATTTAGATCAGATGAGAGAGCAACAATATGAATCTGCTCCTCTTCCATTATCGATATCACCAGAGAATTACATTGAAGGTAAAAACGATTATATACCATTAGTAGAAGATGATAGAGCAAAGAATGGTGTAAACCTAACTACGTTCTTACATTATGTAAATGAAAACAATCCTGCAGTTCAAGTTCAACTACAAGGAGGATCATCTACTACTAAATATCTATCGAGAACATTTATCTTGGATGTTGATAGTGCTGCTGTAATTAAGAGCGGTATTATTCCAAAAGGAAAAGAGGCTCTAGTAAGACCAAAGATGGCTTGGCAGTTGAAAGGCAATAAAACGTATACATTCAAAAATGAATTAGCATTATTGGATTTAATCTCAACGAATAATTGGGAACGTCCAATCTATTTCAATAATACTTCAGCGAATACAATTAATATGGACCTAAGAAGATACTTATATCTTGAAGGTATGACATATAGATTGTTGCCAGTACCAATTGATGGTGTTGGAGGTGAAGTAGGTGAAGTGAACACTGAAGTGATGCTTGATAATATCAAGAAGTTTGCTTTCAGAGGTTTACAAGATGAAAGTGTTTATTATGATGACGAATACCGTAAGTTTGGTGCAAATACTAGAAATAACGTTTATCGTCTTGCTGAAACACTTTACTATGATGCATTAATCGAAGACTCTCCAGAAAAGCGTAAGCAATCTAAGGAAGTATTAGACTGGATCTTAGAAATGGTTCCAGATACTACAATTCCTTATAGTTTCTATGCTCCGAAATACATGGACTTGTATTATAGATTGGGAGAAATTGAAAAGGCGAATGCCATCTTCAACCTTTTAGTAAATAGAGATGCAGAGAATGTAGCTTACTATTCACAAACAGGTAAAGGAACTGAAAATGTAGCAAGAAGAAGCTTGATTACATTACAACAACTTTCTCAAATTTTTAAATCTAATGTAAGTGATATTACAGAACGAATTAAAGCTGTTGAAAGTGGTCAGGAAGATGTTGAAGGTAAGAGTCTTACTGAATTGATGAAGTTGAAAGAAGTTTATCAAAACAACTTAAAAGTAGCTCAATCTACTTTCCAAACTAGCTATCAAGATATGATGGGTAGATAA
- a CDS encoding acyl-CoA desaturase, translating into MYVIIAFFIIHWYTSLFFQTFFLHRYAAHQMFTMSKGWEKVFFVLTYIFQGSNYLSAYGYGIMHRMHHAFADTEEDPHSPKYSPSLFAMMWTTKNIYTDICKGKVEVDPKFTKNVPEWHSFDKIASSWYSRLGWSFAYIGFYVYCYSTFDLSPWIFLLLPIHFLMAPVHGAIINWFAHIYGYRNFEVSDTSTNFLPFDFLMMGESYHNNHHAHGSRPNFGGIRWHEIDPTYIVIKILDATGVIQLKKKKSSGKEKATEPKKGNVAAAV; encoded by the coding sequence ATGTATGTAATTATCGCATTTTTCATAATACATTGGTACACTTCTTTATTCTTCCAAACATTTTTCTTGCATAGATATGCAGCACATCAAATGTTTACAATGTCTAAAGGGTGGGAGAAAGTATTCTTTGTACTTACGTACATTTTCCAGGGCTCTAACTATTTAAGTGCCTATGGTTATGGAATTATGCACAGAATGCACCATGCATTTGCGGATACTGAAGAGGATCCTCATTCACCGAAGTATTCACCATCGTTATTTGCAATGATGTGGACAACAAAAAATATTTACACTGATATTTGCAAAGGTAAAGTTGAGGTAGATCCCAAATTCACGAAGAATGTTCCAGAATGGCACTCATTTGATAAAATTGCAAGTAGCTGGTACTCTCGTTTGGGTTGGAGTTTTGCATACATTGGATTTTATGTATACTGTTACTCTACATTCGATTTATCTCCATGGATCTTTTTATTATTACCAATCCACTTCTTAATGGCACCAGTACATGGAGCAATTATTAACTGGTTTGCACATATCTATGGTTACAGAAACTTTGAAGTAAGTGATACATCGACAAACTTTTTACCTTTTGATTTCCTAATGATGGGAGAGTCATACCATAATAACCACCATGCACATGGTTCTAGACCAAATTTTGGAGGTATTAGATGGCATGAAATCGATCCAACATATATTGTTATCAAAATACTAGATGCAACAGGAGTGATCCAGTTGAAAAAGAAAAAATCATCAGGCAAAGAAAAGGCAACAGAACCGAAAAAAGGAAATGTTGCAGCAGCCGTTTAG
- a CDS encoding helix-turn-helix domain-containing protein produces MKNYKIESSEYTPHNSYEILADDFEGTWNGEELEIDNEDLNIKITSFKYMDGMYVGYLNFHSNIQVTFSNEPNDDKHFIILRIGYSGTYSKEDKFRKFNHDGIFIYNANQQFNIEYPYQINCQWVTIRFPLDVFNFFDEGFESKLKKLLSTEGTWFHYFTLDPEIEGYVNELVKSNENKVKRKFSFFSRALDILGALKEKMENDLMTKSNIKIHPDDFSSMVLLKDKILTDYTEPPNLNDLSMELGMSVSKLNRNFKAVYQLPILQYFNQHRTEETYRQVKYTDKSLTEIASDLGYSHVGHLSRTFKKHFGYAPSSIRGTLK; encoded by the coding sequence ATGAAGAATTATAAAATAGAATCTAGTGAGTATACACCTCATAATAGCTATGAGATCTTAGCAGATGATTTTGAGGGTACTTGGAATGGCGAAGAATTAGAAATAGATAATGAAGACCTCAACATAAAAATAACATCCTTTAAATACATGGATGGAATGTATGTTGGTTACCTAAACTTTCATAGTAATATACAAGTCACTTTCTCTAATGAACCCAACGACGATAAACACTTTATCATTTTAAGAATTGGTTATTCTGGTACTTACTCTAAAGAAGATAAGTTTAGAAAGTTTAATCATGACGGCATTTTTATTTATAATGCTAATCAACAATTTAATATCGAGTACCCATATCAGATCAATTGTCAGTGGGTAACAATTCGATTTCCTCTTGATGTATTTAATTTTTTTGATGAAGGTTTTGAATCAAAACTGAAAAAGCTTCTTAGCACTGAAGGGACATGGTTTCATTACTTTACACTAGATCCTGAGATTGAAGGTTATGTCAATGAGTTAGTAAAATCGAATGAGAATAAAGTGAAACGGAAATTTTCTTTTTTCTCTAGAGCCTTAGATATTCTAGGAGCTTTAAAAGAAAAAATGGAGAATGATCTGATGACAAAATCTAATATCAAGATCCATCCTGATGATTTTAGTAGTATGGTTTTATTGAAGGATAAAATCCTAACAGATTACACCGAACCACCCAACTTAAATGACCTTAGTATGGAACTAGGTATGAGTGTGTCTAAACTCAATAGAAACTTTAAAGCTGTTTATCAATTACCAATTCTTCAATATTTCAATCAGCATAGAACGGAAGAGACCTACAGACAAGTAAAATATACGGATAAAAGTCTAACAGAGATTGCTAGTGACTTAGGCTATAGCCATGTAGGACATTTGAGTAGAACATTTAAGAAGCATTTTGGTTATGCTCCTTCTAGTATAAGAGGAACGTTAAAGTAA